From a single Pseudophryne corroboree isolate aPseCor3 chromosome 6, aPseCor3.hap2, whole genome shotgun sequence genomic region:
- the LOC134934524 gene encoding histone H3-like translates to MARTEQTARKSTGRKAPHKQLVTKATWKSIPATGGVKKPHRYRPGTTALREISRYHKSTELLIHKLPFQRLVREIAQDFKTDLRFQSSAVMALQEASKAYLV, encoded by the coding sequence ATGGCCAGGACCGAGCAGACCGCACGTAAATCTACAGGAAGGAAAGCTCCCCACAAGCAGCTGGTGACCAAAGCCACCTGGAAAAGCATCCCAGCTACCGGCGGTGTAAAGAAGCCTCACCGTTACCGACCAGGGACCACTGCTCTTCGGGAGATCAGCCGCTACCATAAATCCACTGAGCTGCTGATCCACAAGCTGCCCTTCCAGCGCCTGGTGCGAGAGATCGCCCAGGACTTCAAGACCGACCTGCGCTTCCAGAGCTCTGCCGTCATGGCCCTACAAGAGGCCAGCAAGGCTTATCTGGTGTAG